CGAGCGGCTCGTCACGCACGACGTGGCGCGCGGCGAGACGACGCTGCGCGTGGATCCGGGGTACGGCGGCACGCGTCGCTACCCCGACGGCCTGAGCTTCTGGGAGTCCGCCGAGGAGGTCTACGTCGTCCGGGAAGGAGACCCCTGCTCGCCCGAGGCGCGGAGCCGCTGGCGGATCCGGATGGCGGGCGAGGGCTGGGAGGCGGACGTCGAGACGACGACGACGATCACCGCGGACGAGCGGGAGTTCCGGATCGCGAGCCGCGTGCGCGCGGAGGCGGTCCGCGGCGGCGTGCGCGAGGTCGTGGCGGACCGCTCGCTCGAGGACGTCGTCCCGAGGACGTCGGCATGACGCAGCGCCGCTTCGCGCCTGCGGAACGGCGTCGGCTGATCGTCGAGGCCGCGCGCTCCGTCATCGTGCAGCGAGGGCTCGCGGCGACGTCGCTGCGCGACATCGCCGCGGCGTCCGGCGTCTCGCTCGGCACGGTCACCTACCACTTCTCGAGCATCGACGAGATCCTCAGCGCGGTCGTCGTCGCCGAGTCGGAGCGGTTCTACGGAGAGGTCGTGAAGGCGGCCGACGCCGAGCCCGAGCCGCGGCGCGCGCTCACGATGCTCGTCGATCCGCTCTTCTCGGACGATGCGGACGTCGAGGCGCACTGGCGGATCTGGTCGGACTACTGGGCGGCCGTCGCCCGGCGCCCGGAGATCGCCGACGCCTACGCGACGCGGATCCGCTCCTGGGAGGCCTGCTGCGCGCGGGTCATCCGTCGTGGCGTCGACGCGGGCGTCTTCGCCGCGGTCGACCCGGAGGAGGCGGCGCTCAAGCTCGCGGCGTACTCCGACGGGCTCGGCACGCAGCGCGCCCAGGGCACATCCGGCCTCACCGCCGAGACGGCGCGGGCGTGGATGGGGGAGTTCACGGGCCTGCTGCTCGCGCGCTGAGGGGGCGTCGTGGCCGCTCCGCGCCGCATGACGCCGTGTGACGTCGCGCATCATGTGCGCGGGCTAGGGTGCCCGTACCGCAGTTCCGAGCCGTGTCCGCCCATCCGTCTGGAGCGTGTGACCGATGTCCGTTCTCACCGAAGTCCTGTCCGCCAACGAGGCCTACGCCGAGTCGTTCGGCGACAAGGCCGCCCTCGCCCTGCCGCCCGCCCGCGGCTTCGCCATCCTGACCTGCATGGATGCGCGCCTCGATCCCGCGAAGTACGCGGGTCTCTCGGAAGGCGACGCCCACGTCATCCGCAACGCCGGAGGGCGTGCGTCGGACGACGCCATCCGCTCGCTCGTCATCTCGTACAAGCTCCTCGGCACGAAGGAGTGGTTCGTCATCCACCACAGCGACTGCGGCATGGAGTTCTTCACGGACGACGTGATCCGCGGACTGCTCGCGAGCAGCCTCGAGACCGCCGCGCTGGGCTCCGACGGCTTCACCGACGTCGGCGAGGGTCCGGGCGCGCGTGAAGGGGACTATATCGACTGGCTGACGATCTCCGACCAGGTCGAGAGCGTCACGGAAGACGTGCGGCGGATCCGAGAGCACCCCCTCGTCCCGGGCCGCATCCCCATCCACGGCTACATCTACGCCGTGTCGACGGGTCGCCTGATCGAGGTGCCCGAGGCCACGGAGGTCGGCGCGGCGCGATAGGCGCGTCTCGTCGCTCTCCTTTGCCGGCCGCAGGGTTCATATCGCAGTAAGTGCTCTTCCGCGGCTTTGCAAGGGCACTTATCGCGATATGAACGCCGGACGGGCGGCTGGCGGCCGGCGCGTCGAACGGCGTCCGTCACCCGACGATGACGGAGCAGACGACGGCGAGCACCAGCGTGCGCGCGAGCACGGCCCATGCGGAGCCGCGGAGAGACCTGTTCCGACTCCGCAGGACGAGCGCGGCGCCTGCGTACAGGATGACGTTCGCGATCCCTCCGAAGAACGCGAGCGATATCGCGGTGTCGTATGCCGCGCCGTCTGCGCCGCCGGTCTGGAACGCCCTGAAGGCCAAGACGACGGGCAGCGCGGCCGACAGCACGATGCCGAGAATCCAGGTGAGGGCGGCGAGCGTGCCCGCCGGTTCCTCTCGGCCGATGTCGTCGTCCGAGCCCGCGCGGGTGCTCACTCGAAGACCTCTTCGAGCCTGGTGCCCGACTCCTGCAGGCTGCGGATCGTCTCGTCGCGCGCCTTCCGCTGCGCGGCGTTCAGCCCGTCGAGCGTCCCCCCGGGCTCGGCCTCACGGAGGGAACCGTCTGCGGAGCTTCCGAGGTACGGCCACACGAGCTCCTCAGATCCGGCCAGCTCCACGACCAATCCCTGAGGGTTGGGATACTGCCACAGGGGCACGTTGGCCGTCCGCTCGTCCACCCGCTCGACGTCGTAGGCGGGATCGGCCGCACGCTCCTCGGCGCTCAGCGGCTCGGACAGATAGACGAGAGCATCTCTGCCGGTCGGAAGGTCTGCCGTGAGCGCCGCGGGATCCATCGTCGGCGCGATGCGCGACACGTGGATGACGTCGCCCTCCCGCACCGACTGGCCGTCGCTCTGGTCGATCACGCGCGTGATCTCCAGCTGCATCACGATGGTCGAGCCGACGTCCATGCCCGTCGTCGTGCGGGTGATGACCCCGGGCATCCATTCCACGATCGTGCCCTCGGCGACGAGGTCGGACACGACGCCGAGCCCCGTCGAGTCGAGGTAGACGGCTTGAAGGACCGCTTCGGTGCTCAAAGCCGTGAGGAGCGCCTCGTCTCCGCGTGCTTCCGTCTCGTCGACGATGCTCGGGATGGAGGTCGTCGCGCTGACGGATGCGTCGTCCATCGTGGTCGCGCATCCCGTGGCCAGGCTCAGGAGGGCGATGGCCGGAACGACGGCGAAAGGAGGCAACGAGGGACGGGTCTTCGTCATCGCGGGCACGGCACCACCATATGGTTGCAGCGGGCCAGAGCGGGAGGACGAGAACCCCCTGACCAAGAAGAACCTGATCAGGCGTTGAATCGTTTTGGCGGAGGATAGGGGATTCGAACCCCTGAGGGCTTGCACCCAACACGCTTTCCAAGCGTGCGCCATAGGCCACTAGGCGAATCCTCCAGGGCCCTTGCGGGCCGCAGACCATCCTACAGGGCGTGCGAGGCGCGTCTCGACACGGGCGCGTCAGACGAGCACGTCGGCGTACAGCGCGCGCGTGCGGTCGGCGATCGCATCCCACGAGAACTCGCGCTCTGCGCGCTCGCGACCTGCTTCGCCGAGTGCCCGGGCCCGGGCGGGGTCCGACACCATCTCGGCGAGAGCGTCGGCGAGGTCCGCCACGAACCGCACAGGATCGAGGGGGGTTCCCGTGCCGTCGTCGGCCTGATCGAGCGGCACGATCGCGCCCGTCACGCCGTCGGCGACGACCTCGGGGATGCCGCCCGTGCCGGTGCCGACGACGGGTGCGCCGCAGGCCATCGCCTCGAGGTTCACGATGCCGAGCGGCTCGTAGACGGAAGGGCACACGAACGTCGTGGCGGCGCTCAGCAGGGCCGTGAGCTCCGGGCGGGGGAGATGCCGGTCGATCCAGACGACGCCGTCGCGCTCCACGCGCAGCTCGGCGACGAGGCCCTCCACCTCCGCCATGATCTCGGGGGTGTCGGGCGCGCCCGCGCACAGCACGAGCTGCACGTCACCGGGCAGGGATCGCGCGGCGCGCAGCAGGTAGGGCAGGCCCTTCTGCCGGGTGATCCGCCCGACGAAGACGATCGACGGGCGATCGGGGTCGACGCCCAGCGCCCGCACGGCGTCGCCGTCGTCCACGCGCCGCCAGCCGTCGAGGTCGATGCCGTTGTAGACGACCCTGACGCGATCGGGCTCCAGCTCGGGATACACGCGCAGCAGGTCGCGCCGCATGCCCTCGCTCACGGCCACGACGGCGTCGGCGGAGGCCAGCGCGTCGCGCTCGATCCAGCTCGACAGGCGGTACCCGCCGCCCAGCTGCTCGGCCTTCCACGGACGCAGCGGCTCGAGACTGTGGGCGGTGGCGACGTGCGGGATGCCGTGCAGCAGCTGGGCGACGCGTCCCGCGAGGTTCGCGTACCAGGTGTGCGAGTGGACGAGGTCCGCGCCCGCGACGTCGCGGGCGATCGCGAGGTCGGCGCCCATCGTCTGCAGCGCGCCGTTGGCGTCCTCCAGGCCGGCGGGCGTCGCATAGGAGAACACTCCGGGCTCGTCCCGCGGAGCCCCGAACGCGCGCACGACCACCTCGATGTCCCGGCGCAGCGCCCTGACGAGCTCCGCGACGTGCACGCCGGCGCCGCCGTACACCTCCGGCGGGTATTCACGGGAGAGCAGATCGACGCGCATGCAGTCAACCTAGCCGCCCGCCGG
This window of the Microbacterium sp. AB genome carries:
- a CDS encoding TetR/AcrR family transcriptional regulator, whose protein sequence is MTQRRFAPAERRRLIVEAARSVIVQRGLAATSLRDIAAASGVSLGTVTYHFSSIDEILSAVVVAESERFYGEVVKAADAEPEPRRALTMLVDPLFSDDADVEAHWRIWSDYWAAVARRPEIADAYATRIRSWEACCARVIRRGVDAGVFAAVDPEEAALKLAAYSDGLGTQRAQGTSGLTAETARAWMGEFTGLLLAR
- the glgA gene encoding glycogen synthase — translated: MRVDLLSREYPPEVYGGAGVHVAELVRALRRDIEVVVRAFGAPRDEPGVFSYATPAGLEDANGALQTMGADLAIARDVAGADLVHSHTWYANLAGRVAQLLHGIPHVATAHSLEPLRPWKAEQLGGGYRLSSWIERDALASADAVVAVSEGMRRDLLRVYPELEPDRVRVVYNGIDLDGWRRVDDGDAVRALGVDPDRPSIVFVGRITRQKGLPYLLRAARSLPGDVQLVLCAGAPDTPEIMAEVEGLVAELRVERDGVVWIDRHLPRPELTALLSAATTFVCPSVYEPLGIVNLEAMACGAPVVGTGTGGIPEVVADGVTGAIVPLDQADDGTGTPLDPVRFVADLADALAEMVSDPARARALGEAGRERAEREFSWDAIADRTRALYADVLV
- a CDS encoding beta-class carbonic anhydrase; the encoded protein is MSVLTEVLSANEAYAESFGDKAALALPPARGFAILTCMDARLDPAKYAGLSEGDAHVIRNAGGRASDDAIRSLVISYKLLGTKEWFVIHHSDCGMEFFTDDVIRGLLASSLETAALGSDGFTDVGEGPGAREGDYIDWLTISDQVESVTEDVRRIREHPLVPGRIPIHGYIYAVSTGRLIEVPEATEVGAAR